The following proteins come from a genomic window of Gopherus flavomarginatus isolate rGopFla2 chromosome 22, rGopFla2.mat.asm, whole genome shotgun sequence:
- the LOC127039059 gene encoding CYFIP-related Rac1 interactor A-like isoform X4 encodes MGNLIKVLGKDLENCPHFFLDFENAQPTEAETAVWNQVNAVLEEAQTILAELQSYTGAGLEIREAIQNPNDLQLQEKAWNAVCPLVAKLKRFYEFSLRLENALRSLLEALTSPPYAPTQHLEREQALAKQFAEILHFTLTFDEFKMTNPAIQNDFSYYRRTLSRNRINNLQLDAESDVNNEMANRMSLFYAEATPMLKTLSNATTKFVSENKTLPIEDTTDCLSTMACVCRVMLETPEYRSRFTNTETLLFCMRVMVGVIILYDHVHPVGAFAKTSKIDMKGCIKVLKDQPSTSTEGLLNALRYTTRHLNDDTTSKQIRALLQ; translated from the exons ATGGGCAACCTGATAAAGGTATTGGGCAAAGATTTAGAAAACTGTCCTCATTTTTTCCTGGATTTTGAAA ATGCTCAGCCCACAGAAGCCGAGACAGCTGTGTGGAACCAGGTCAACGCAGTGCTAGAGGAGGCACAGACAATCCTGGCTGAACTGCAGTCCTACACGGGGGCTGGCCTGGAGATTAGAGAG GCAATCCAAAATCCCAATGACCTCCAGCTACAGGAGAAGGCCTGGAACGCCGTGTGCCCTCTAGTGGCAAAGCTGAAACGCTTCTATGAGTTCTCTCTTCGACTGG AGAACGCTCTGCGCAGCTTGCTGGAGGCACTGACCAGCCCACCCTATGCCCCGACTCAGCACCTGGAGAGAGAACAAGCCCTAGCAAAGCAGTTTGCAGAAATCCTACACTTCACCCTCACCTTCGACGAGTTCAAG ATGACCAACCCTGCCATCCAGAATGATTTTAGCTACTACAGAAGAACCCTCAGCCGAAATCGCATTAACAATTTACAG TTGGATGCCGAGAGTGATGTTAACAATGAAATGGCCAACAGGATGTCTCTCTTCTACGCAGAGGCCACGCCTATGCTTAAAACTCTAAGCAACGCCACAACCAAGTTTGTTTCAGAG AACAAGACCCTCCCCATTGAGGACACAACTGACTGTCTAAGCACCATGGCCTGTGTCTGCAGGGTGATGCTGGAGACCCC GGAATACAGGAGCCGGTTCACTAACACCGAGACCCTTCTCTTCTGCATGCGAGTGATGGTTGGAGTCATCATCCTCTATGATCATGTTCACCCCGTGGGGGCTTTCGCAAAGACCTCCAAAATCGAT ATGAAAGGATGCATCAAAGTCTTGAAAGATCAGCCTTCAACCAGCACAGAGGGGCTCCTGAACGCACTGAG GTACACCACTCGGCACCTCAACGACGACACCACATCCAAGCAGATCCGGGCCCTGCTGCAGTGA
- the LOC127039059 gene encoding CYFIP-related Rac1 interactor A-like isoform X1: protein MLALRLLLPLLPSMNATSLPIIFFSSCLFSCRCHMGNLLKVLTYNDLEQGPNFFLDFEHAQPTEAETAVWNQVNAVLEEAQTILAELQSYTGAGLEIREAIQNPNDLQLQEKAWNAVCPLVAKLKRFYEFSLRLENALRSLLEALTSPPYAPTQHLEREQALAKQFAEILHFTLTFDEFKMTNPAIQNDFSYYRRTLSRNRINNLQLDAESDVNNEMANRMSLFYAEATPMLKTLSNATTKFVSENKTLPIEDTTDCLSTMACVCRVMLETPEYRSRFTNTETLLFCMRVMVGVIILYDHVHPVGAFAKTSKIDMKGCIKVLKDQPSTSTEGLLNALRYTTRHLNDDTTSKQIRALLQ, encoded by the exons ATGTTGGCCCTCAGGCTACTTCTCCCACTGCTTCCTTCCATGAACGCCACCTCACTACCCatcatatttttttcctcttgtctCTTCTCTTGCAGGTGTCACATGGGGAACCTTCTTAAAGTGTTGACTTATAACGACCTTGAACAAGGCCCTAATTTTTTCCTTGACTTTGAAC ATGCTCAGCCCACAGAAGCCGAGACAGCTGTGTGGAACCAGGTCAACGCAGTGCTAGAGGAGGCACAGACAATCCTGGCTGAACTGCAGTCCTACACGGGGGCTGGCCTGGAGATTAGAGAG GCAATCCAAAATCCCAATGACCTCCAGCTACAGGAGAAGGCCTGGAACGCCGTGTGCCCTCTAGTGGCAAAGCTGAAACGCTTCTATGAGTTCTCTCTTCGACTGG AGAACGCTCTGCGCAGCTTGCTGGAGGCACTGACCAGCCCACCCTATGCCCCGACTCAGCACCTGGAGAGAGAACAAGCCCTAGCAAAGCAGTTTGCAGAAATCCTACACTTCACCCTCACCTTCGACGAGTTCAAG ATGACCAACCCTGCCATCCAGAATGATTTTAGCTACTACAGAAGAACCCTCAGCCGAAATCGCATTAACAATTTACAG TTGGATGCCGAGAGTGATGTTAACAATGAAATGGCCAACAGGATGTCTCTCTTCTACGCAGAGGCCACGCCTATGCTTAAAACTCTAAGCAACGCCACAACCAAGTTTGTTTCAGAG AACAAGACCCTCCCCATTGAGGACACAACTGACTGTCTAAGCACCATGGCCTGTGTCTGCAGGGTGATGCTGGAGACCCC GGAATACAGGAGCCGGTTCACTAACACCGAGACCCTTCTCTTCTGCATGCGAGTGATGGTTGGAGTCATCATCCTCTATGATCATGTTCACCCCGTGGGGGCTTTCGCAAAGACCTCCAAAATCGAT ATGAAAGGATGCATCAAAGTCTTGAAAGATCAGCCTTCAACCAGCACAGAGGGGCTCCTGAACGCACTGAG GTACACCACTCGGCACCTCAACGACGACACCACATCCAAGCAGATCCGGGCCCTGCTGCAGTGA
- the LOC127039059 gene encoding CYFIP-related Rac1 interactor A-like isoform X2, with amino-acid sequence MSITQPRFLPYRSLKHQKSRCHMGNLLKVLTYNDLEQGPNFFLDFEHAQPTEAETAVWNQVNAVLEEAQTILAELQSYTGAGLEIREAIQNPNDLQLQEKAWNAVCPLVAKLKRFYEFSLRLENALRSLLEALTSPPYAPTQHLEREQALAKQFAEILHFTLTFDEFKMTNPAIQNDFSYYRRTLSRNRINNLQLDAESDVNNEMANRMSLFYAEATPMLKTLSNATTKFVSENKTLPIEDTTDCLSTMACVCRVMLETPEYRSRFTNTETLLFCMRVMVGVIILYDHVHPVGAFAKTSKIDMKGCIKVLKDQPSTSTEGLLNALRYTTRHLNDDTTSKQIRALLQ; translated from the exons GTGTCACATGGGGAACCTTCTTAAAGTGTTGACTTATAACGACCTTGAACAAGGCCCTAATTTTTTCCTTGACTTTGAAC ATGCTCAGCCCACAGAAGCCGAGACAGCTGTGTGGAACCAGGTCAACGCAGTGCTAGAGGAGGCACAGACAATCCTGGCTGAACTGCAGTCCTACACGGGGGCTGGCCTGGAGATTAGAGAG GCAATCCAAAATCCCAATGACCTCCAGCTACAGGAGAAGGCCTGGAACGCCGTGTGCCCTCTAGTGGCAAAGCTGAAACGCTTCTATGAGTTCTCTCTTCGACTGG AGAACGCTCTGCGCAGCTTGCTGGAGGCACTGACCAGCCCACCCTATGCCCCGACTCAGCACCTGGAGAGAGAACAAGCCCTAGCAAAGCAGTTTGCAGAAATCCTACACTTCACCCTCACCTTCGACGAGTTCAAG ATGACCAACCCTGCCATCCAGAATGATTTTAGCTACTACAGAAGAACCCTCAGCCGAAATCGCATTAACAATTTACAG TTGGATGCCGAGAGTGATGTTAACAATGAAATGGCCAACAGGATGTCTCTCTTCTACGCAGAGGCCACGCCTATGCTTAAAACTCTAAGCAACGCCACAACCAAGTTTGTTTCAGAG AACAAGACCCTCCCCATTGAGGACACAACTGACTGTCTAAGCACCATGGCCTGTGTCTGCAGGGTGATGCTGGAGACCCC GGAATACAGGAGCCGGTTCACTAACACCGAGACCCTTCTCTTCTGCATGCGAGTGATGGTTGGAGTCATCATCCTCTATGATCATGTTCACCCCGTGGGGGCTTTCGCAAAGACCTCCAAAATCGAT ATGAAAGGATGCATCAAAGTCTTGAAAGATCAGCCTTCAACCAGCACAGAGGGGCTCCTGAACGCACTGAG GTACACCACTCGGCACCTCAACGACGACACCACATCCAAGCAGATCCGGGCCCTGCTGCAGTGA
- the LOC127039059 gene encoding CYFIP-related Rac1 interactor A-like isoform X3: MGNLLKVLTYNDLEQGPNFFLDFEHAQPTEAETAVWNQVNAVLEEAQTILAELQSYTGAGLEIREAIQNPNDLQLQEKAWNAVCPLVAKLKRFYEFSLRLENALRSLLEALTSPPYAPTQHLEREQALAKQFAEILHFTLTFDEFKMTNPAIQNDFSYYRRTLSRNRINNLQLDAESDVNNEMANRMSLFYAEATPMLKTLSNATTKFVSENKTLPIEDTTDCLSTMACVCRVMLETPEYRSRFTNTETLLFCMRVMVGVIILYDHVHPVGAFAKTSKIDMKGCIKVLKDQPSTSTEGLLNALRYTTRHLNDDTTSKQIRALLQ; encoded by the exons ATGGGGAACCTTCTTAAAGTGTTGACTTATAACGACCTTGAACAAGGCCCTAATTTTTTCCTTGACTTTGAAC ATGCTCAGCCCACAGAAGCCGAGACAGCTGTGTGGAACCAGGTCAACGCAGTGCTAGAGGAGGCACAGACAATCCTGGCTGAACTGCAGTCCTACACGGGGGCTGGCCTGGAGATTAGAGAG GCAATCCAAAATCCCAATGACCTCCAGCTACAGGAGAAGGCCTGGAACGCCGTGTGCCCTCTAGTGGCAAAGCTGAAACGCTTCTATGAGTTCTCTCTTCGACTGG AGAACGCTCTGCGCAGCTTGCTGGAGGCACTGACCAGCCCACCCTATGCCCCGACTCAGCACCTGGAGAGAGAACAAGCCCTAGCAAAGCAGTTTGCAGAAATCCTACACTTCACCCTCACCTTCGACGAGTTCAAG ATGACCAACCCTGCCATCCAGAATGATTTTAGCTACTACAGAAGAACCCTCAGCCGAAATCGCATTAACAATTTACAG TTGGATGCCGAGAGTGATGTTAACAATGAAATGGCCAACAGGATGTCTCTCTTCTACGCAGAGGCCACGCCTATGCTTAAAACTCTAAGCAACGCCACAACCAAGTTTGTTTCAGAG AACAAGACCCTCCCCATTGAGGACACAACTGACTGTCTAAGCACCATGGCCTGTGTCTGCAGGGTGATGCTGGAGACCCC GGAATACAGGAGCCGGTTCACTAACACCGAGACCCTTCTCTTCTGCATGCGAGTGATGGTTGGAGTCATCATCCTCTATGATCATGTTCACCCCGTGGGGGCTTTCGCAAAGACCTCCAAAATCGAT ATGAAAGGATGCATCAAAGTCTTGAAAGATCAGCCTTCAACCAGCACAGAGGGGCTCCTGAACGCACTGAG GTACACCACTCGGCACCTCAACGACGACACCACATCCAAGCAGATCCGGGCCCTGCTGCAGTGA